From a region of the Gossypium raimondii isolate GPD5lz chromosome 10, ASM2569854v1, whole genome shotgun sequence genome:
- the LOC128034023 gene encoding LRR receptor-like serine/threonine-protein kinase EFR produces the protein MELPKKYFEASNSFFLVYLQVIILLSYCNLHGLNMLCLATKSPVIRGNVTDQLALLQFKAKITGDQLKIMESWNSSSHFCQWRGVTCDRKHQRVTKLELQFLKLSGSLSPYIGNLSFLKGLNLANNNFYNQIPQEFGRLRRLETLELSNNSLSGEIPSNLSACSMLTFVHMRSNQLKGEIPASLGLLSNLIHLRFYNNSLTGSIPPSLGNLSSLKELHLALNGLTGNIPETLVRLTNLSFFSIGGNAIFGIVPVGMFNLSSIRVFDIGGNKIQDEDFSCLSFIWYPVPDAKRKTKFYRNKKIKIDSVRQNERWHFFKGIDPTTRKKRQI, from the exons ATGGAGCTACCCAAAAAGTATTTTGAAGCTTCCAACTCTTTTTTCCTTGTTTACCTTCAAGTTATAATTCTTCTCTCATACTGCAACTTGCATGGTCTTAACATGCTTTGTTTAGCAACAAAAAGCCCTGTAATTAGAGGAAACGTGACTGATCAACTTGCTTTACTCCAGTTCAAAGCCAAGATAACTGGCGATCAGCTCAAGATTATGGAGTCCTGGAATAGTTCCAGTCACTTCTGTCAGTGGCGTGGTGTTACATGCGATCGCAAGCATCAAAGAGTCACCAAGTTGGAACTGCAATTCCTCAAACTTTCAGGATCTTTATCACCGTATATTGGAAATTTGAGCTTTCTCAAGGGGTTGAATCTTGCAAACAACAACTTCTACAACCAGATTCCTCAAGAATTTGGTCGTTTAAGAAGGTTGGAAACATTAGAACTGTCCAATAACTCCCTCAGTGGTGAAATTCCTTCCAATTTATCCGCTTGTTCTATGCTTACTTTCGTTCATATGAGAAGCAACCAACTAAAGGGAGAAATACCGGCTTCGTTGGGTCTCTTGTCAAACCTGATACACTTGAGATTTTACAATAACAGTTTGACAGGGAGTATCCCTCCTTCCTTGGGGAACTTGTCATCTTTGAAGGAACTTCATTTGGCGTTAAATGGATTAACTGGGAATATACCTGAAACTCTGGTACGACTGAcaaatctttcatttttctccaTAGGCGGAAATGCAATCTTCGGTATTGTCCCTGTCGGAATGTTCAATCTGTCTAGTATTAGAGTCTTTGATATCGGTGGCAACAAGATTCAAG atgaggatttttcttgTCTAAGCTTTATTTGGTACCCAGTCCCAGACGCAAAAcgcaaaacaaaattttatagaaacaagaaaatcaaaattgattCTGTACGCCAAAATGAG AGATGGCATTTCTTCAAGGGTATTGACCCAACAACTAGAAAGAAGCGACAAATCTGA
- the LOC105776865 gene encoding probable LRR receptor-like serine/threonine-protein kinase At3g47570, producing MMTHALSITNPSYQFTICFKLMDPSINHFQASTSFFLMILLSFFNLQGLNLLCLATASPLVRGNDTDQQALLQLKAKITGDQLNIMESWNSSIHFCQWIGVTCGRKHPRVTKLKLRVLKLSGSLSPYIGNLSFLRELDLAGNSFYNQIPREIGGLRRLGALDLSNNSINGEIPSNLSACSKLILVDMSNNQLTGEIPSLLGLLSNLKNLVFFNNSLRGNIPPSLGNLSSLEKLGLTYNALSGIIPEALGELRNLRFFGCAGNAISGIIPVTMFNLSNIRDFDIGINKIRGTLHSDLEINMPHVEFFSVWGNHISGQIPNSLFNATYLEFLQLDKNRFTGNVPSLEKLDKLFNLALGGNHLGQRREGDLNFLCTLVNNTKLGFVNVAENNFGGEFPECISNFSSNLRGLGMGGNNIWGRIPDRIGNLINLEVISVSINQLSGPIPFNIGSLQKLKQFSADNNGLSGTIPHSIGNLIALTELDLSSNNLQGSIPSGLGNCKNLILMDLSYNNLSGPIPSEILGLSSLSIVLSLSSNSLTGELAVEVEKLKNLGTLGVSHNRLSGLLPKNLGSCVSLEKLFLEGNLFEGPIPSSLSSLRGLEALDLSDNNLSSGIPEFLERFGALTYLNLSFNDFEGVIPSEGVFKNASATFIEGNSKLCGGIPELHLSRCNSKTSANTSLKLKIAIIVVISGVTLVFSIFLIIWFRKKKEQKPTTTLVENSLLQLSYQSILRATNGFSPQNLVGSGSFGSVYKGIIEANGAVIAVKVFNLLNHRASRSFLVECEALKNIRHRNLVKVLTAISSIDYKGNDFKALVYEFMENGSLEDWLHPSVGMNKPETMRNLNFFQRFNVAIDVANALEYLHHRCETPIIHCDLKPSNVLLDGEMVGHISDFGLAKILSGDKPNFSTNESSSVGLRGTIGYAPPEYGMGSELSRNGDVYSYGILLLEMLTGKRPTNERFTEGLSLHNFVKTALPDRVVEIIDPILLQESVRGGIVADITLNENNLGNDIHLQCLNSIFEIGLTCSTESPSERMDMSNVITKLCSIREKFLRPTRLRRGV from the exons ATGATGACCCACGCACTCTCAATTACAAATCCATcttatcaattcacaatttGTTTCAAGTTGATGGATCCATCAATAAACCATTTTCAAGCGTCCACCTCTTTTTTCCTTATGATTCTTCTCTCATTCTTCAACTTGCAGGGTCTTAACTTGCTTTGTTTAGCAACAGCAAGCCCTCTAGTTAGAGGAAATGACACTGATCAACAAGCTTTACTCCAGTTGAAAGCCAAGATAACTGGTGATCAACTCAACATTATGGAGTCCTGGAATAGCTCCATTCACTTCTGCCAATGGATCGGTGTTACATGCGGTCGCAAGCATCCAAGAGTCACCAAGTTGAAACTTCGAGTCCTCAAACTCTCTGGATCATTGTCACCCTACATTGGAAACTTGAGCTTCCTCAGGGAGTTGGATCTTGCGGGCAACAGCTTCTACAACCAAATTCCTCGAGAAATCGGTGGTTTAAGAAGACTGGGAGCATTAGACCTCTCCAACAACTCCATCAATGGTGAAATTCCTTCTAATTTATCTGCTTGTTCTAAGCTTATATTAGTTGATATGTCGAACAACCAGCTAACGGGAGAAATACCTTCTTTGCTGGGTCTCTTGTCAAACCTGAAAAACTTGGTTTTTTTTAACAACAGTTTGAGAGGGAATATCCCACCTTCACTGGGGAACTTGTCATCCCTGGAGAAACTTGGTTTGACGTATAATGCATTAAGTGGGATTATACCTGAAGCTCTTGGAGAACTGAGAAATCTCCGGTTTTTTGGCTGTGCCGGAAATGCAATCTCTGGTATTATTCCTGTCACAATGTTCAATCTGTCTAATATTAGAGACTTTGATATTGGTATAAACAAGATTCGAGGCACTCTTCATTCTGATTTAGAAATCAATATGCCTCATGTTGAGTTCTTTTCTGTATGGGGAAACCATATCTCTGGACAAATTCCAAATTCATTATTCAATGCCACATATCTTGAATTTCTTCAACTTGATAAAAACAGATTCACTGGAAATGTTCCTTCATTAGAAAAGCTAGATAAACTGTTTAACCTTGCACTAGGAGGAAACCATTTGGGACAACGAAGAGAAGGTGATTTGAACTTTCTTTGCACTTTAGTCAACAATACCAAACTAGGATTTGTAAATGTCGCCGAAAATAATTTTGGAGGGGAATTTCCTGAATGCATTAGCAATTTTTCTAGCAACCTTCGGGGTTTAGGAATGGGTGGGAACAACATTTGGGGAAGAATCCCGGATAGGATAGGAAATCTCATCAATTTGGAGGTGATTTCGGTCTCAATAAATCAACTATCAGGTCCCATTCCCTTTAATATTGGGAGCCTTCAAAAGCTAAAACAATTTTCCGCTGACAATAATGGTCTCTCTGGGACTATTCCCCACTCCATTGGAAATTTAATAGCGTTAACCGAACTTGATTTAAGTTCTAACAATCTTCAGGGCAGCATTCCTTCAGGTCTAGGTAATTGCAAAAATTTGATTCTAATGGATCTTTCTTATAATAATCTTAGTGGACCAATACCCTCCGAAATACTAGGACTATCATCCTTGTCCATTGTACTAAGCTTATCGTCAAACTCTTTGACTGGTGAGCTTGCTGTTGAAGTAGAAAAACTGAAAAATCTAGGTACATTGGGTGTTTCTCACAACAGGTTATCTGGTTTGCTTCCAAAAAACCTAGGTAGTTGTGTAAGTCTAGAGAAGTTGTTCTTGGAAGGCAATTTGTTTGAAGGACCCATTCCATCATCTTTGAGTTCATTGAGAGGTCTTGAGGCATTGGACTTATCTGACAATAATCTTTCCAGTGGGATTCCGGAATTTCTTGAGCGATTTGGGGCATTAACGTACCTAAATCTCTCTTTCAATGATTTTGAAGGAGTAATACCAAGTGAAGGAGTATTTAAGAATGCAAGTGCTACATTTATTGAGGGAAATAGTAAGCTTTGTGGAGGCATCCCTGAGTTACACTTGTCAAGGTGCAACTCCAAAACATCAGCAAACACTTCCCTTAAATTGAAGATCGCAATAATTGTTGTGATTTCAGGAGTGACTTTAGTATTCTCTATTTTCCTCATCATTTGgtttagaaagaaaaaggagcAGAAGCCAACGACCACTCTTGTAGAAAATTCTCTTTTACAGTTATCATACCAAAGCATCCTAAGGGCTACTAACGGATTCTCCCCTCAGAATTTAGTTGGTTCGGGAAGTTTCGGATCTGTATACAAGGGAATTATTGAAGCGAATGGGGCAGTTATTGCAGTAAAGGTGTTTAATCTTCTAAATCATAGAGCTTCCAGGAGTTTCTTGGTTGAATGCGAGGCTTTGAAGAACATTCGTCATCGTAATCTTGTCAAGGTATTAACAGCCATTTCCAGTATTGATTATAAAGGCAATGATTTTAAAGCCTTGGTGTATGAGTTCATGGAAAATGGAAGCTTGGAAGATTGGCTACATCCATCTGTTGGCATGAATAAACCAGAGACGATGAGAAACCTAAACTTCTTTCAAAGATTTAATGTGGCCATAGATGTTGCTAATGCACTCGAATATCTGCACCATCGTTGTGAGACGCCGATCATTCATTGTGACCTCAAGCCAAGCAATGTTTTACTCGATGGGGAAATGGTTGGTCATATAAGTGACTTCGGCTTAGCAAAAATCCTTTCTGGAGATAAGCCTAACTTTTCTACTAATGAATCAAGCTCCGTTGGATTAAGAGGAACTATCGGCTATGCTCCACCTG aatatgGCATGGGAAGTGAGTTATCAAGAAATGGCGATGTGTATAGCTATGGCATCCTCTTGTTAGAGATGTTAACAGGGAAAAGGCCAACGAATGAAAGGTTTACAGAAGGTTTAAGTCTTCACAACTTTGTCAAAACAGCTTTGCCCGATCGAGTGGTTGAGATTATAGATCCCATTCTTCTTCAAGAAAGTGTCAGAGGAGGAATAGTTGCGGACATCACTCTTAATGAAAACAACTTAGGAAATGACATACATCTTCAGTGCTTGAATTCAATATTCGAAATAGGACTCACTTGTTCTACTGAATCACCGAGTGAGAGGATGGACATGAGTAATGTTATTACCAAGCTTTGTTCGATTAGAGAGAAGTTTCTTCGTCCAACTCGGTTACGTCGTGGTGTTTGA